In one window of Leptospira sp. GIMC2001 DNA:
- a CDS encoding M14 family metallopeptidase: MKYILIYIITIAASFFITCGNPESELDETLPNEVDSRVELYFEEDYLSSRNSFLISARKIKNKFPDCKISSIVIPTKDDINFNYTIDYLYIPARLKNEKTLILSSGIHGAEAFVGAAMQRHFLEEIYPAYVDSKNTGILIIHSINPWGFHNVRRGTENNVDLNRNFGNSTSLFKTKNDGYPLLYDLLNPDGKANTRSIANIFFPIRAIYNILMKGMATLRQSILQGQYEFPRGIYFGGQDFEPLRKPLDKLIIESIGNSNKVLFIDLHTGYGERGVLHLFPSDPKDVTVKEETEKIFQGYQIDWASNEDFYSVTGELSTHICELIPNIKICVPMVFEYGTLNSHTTSGAIESIHRTILENQGYWNGYEDEEEKLSIQEKYREMFYPSSKRWKTKILLDTEKIWKDLLKEF, from the coding sequence ATGAAATATATATTAATTTATATCATCACTATCGCAGCCTCATTTTTCATAACTTGTGGAAATCCAGAGTCCGAATTGGATGAGACACTTCCAAATGAGGTTGATTCAAGAGTTGAATTGTATTTTGAAGAAGATTACTTATCAAGTCGAAACTCTTTCTTAATCTCTGCTCGAAAAATTAAGAATAAATTTCCTGATTGTAAAATTTCTTCCATTGTGATTCCAACGAAGGATGATATAAATTTTAATTATACTATTGATTATCTTTACATTCCCGCCAGACTAAAAAACGAGAAAACTTTAATACTATCTTCGGGAATTCATGGAGCGGAAGCGTTTGTTGGTGCTGCAATGCAGAGGCATTTTCTAGAAGAAATTTACCCTGCTTATGTCGATTCTAAGAACACTGGAATTCTTATCATACATTCCATTAATCCTTGGGGCTTTCATAATGTTCGCCGTGGAACAGAGAATAATGTTGATCTCAATAGAAACTTTGGCAATTCAACATCACTTTTCAAAACTAAAAATGATGGGTATCCACTTCTCTACGACCTTTTGAATCCAGATGGAAAAGCAAATACAAGAAGTATAGCCAATATATTTTTTCCCATTCGAGCCATTTATAATATACTAATGAAAGGAATGGCAACTCTCAGACAGTCCATACTACAAGGTCAGTATGAATTTCCACGCGGAATCTATTTTGGTGGACAGGATTTTGAACCCTTACGTAAACCTTTAGATAAACTTATTATTGAATCAATTGGAAATTCCAATAAAGTATTATTTATCGACTTACATACAGGATACGGAGAACGGGGGGTATTGCATTTGTTTCCTAGTGATCCCAAAGATGTTACTGTTAAGGAAGAAACAGAAAAAATCTTTCAGGGATATCAGATTGATTGGGCATCCAATGAAGATTTCTATTCGGTAACTGGAGAACTATCAACTCATATATGCGAACTCATTCCTAATATAAAAATTTGTGTTCCTATGGTATTTGAATACGGAACTCTAAATTCACATACAACCTCTGGTGCAATTGAATCAATTCATCGAACTATATTGGAAAATCAAGGCTATTGGAATGGATATGAAGACGAAGAAGAGAAATTATCAATTCAA